The Amphiura filiformis chromosome 1, Afil_fr2py, whole genome shotgun sequence nucleotide sequence CCTTTGTAATCTCGGATATCCCAATCTAGTATATTCACAGCTCATCTTACCCCATCAGAAAGTCGAATTGGCACGGAGAATTAATTATTACTGCTTGCAGATATCTTTCAAAAAAGTGGGGAATAGTGCCCTTATTTACTACTTACCAAATATGGTCTGAACCCTTCTGAATATTTGAGAGACGAGAGCTTTACGCAAGCGAGCGAGACAAGTTTTTAAACCAGCCTGTCAGAttttaattttcttgattttctttaTAATATTCGGCCACCATAAATTTTACGTTGAAATTTAAGCAAGAGACgacaaaagacaaaaaaaaatacgATTTGATCATTTTTACATCTCGTAACCGACCCGTAAATCTTGGTGCTTGCCATCGAAAATAAAAACAACCCATACAATTATAGGAAATGTCCTCCGCAACCGGCAGATTGCATATGGTGCTAGTATACAAAAAGATGTCATAAGGTTCACCAGCTAGAACatgctttattttttgaaaaaagttctTTGGGATAGGAATGCCTGAGTGTGCACATAAATACAATTATGCATTAAGCAGACAACATGTTACCCATGTCTTTTGGCATTTGTTAATTAGCCTTATAAATACCTTTGGAATAGCATAAGTTCACCACGGTCTGCGTTCCCACTGGTTTACATTATTTACTCCTATTGATGATACTTGGCAAGCTAGTCTAGTTTATAATCTGCGGGATAATCTGGCACAAAACCAAACCGTATTCACAATTTAGTTTGCTCAAGCTAAAATCTAGACCAAAAAAGCTAAAATCTAGACCAAAAAAGCTAAAATCTAGACCAAAAAAGCTAAAATCTAGACCAAAAAAGCTAAAATCTAGACCAAAAAAGCTAAAATCTAGACCAAAAGGTCATGAATGTAAGGCTGGATATGATATTAGATGTATATAATATACAGATAAATAAGTGTTAGTATGACACCCCAAATTGGATGTAAGAAGGGTTTACTTCTTCAATATTAAAATGCAACTACAAATcaatatttgtgacacgatctggtgcaTGCAAGGAAGCCAAAGGAATCATATATTACCTGATCACGTGACACCAAAGGAAACTATCAAATGTCTTGCTATTAGTTTACATTACAAATTACATtctaagttcaaatttgatagtatATGGTTTTGGTGCAAAAGTAATTCCGTAATCTCCTTTGAAGGTTATTGGTGGCGCATCTTCTGGTTTGACTAGCGAATAGCGGTGAAGAAGATGAGTGACAAAGACAAACAACTCCATTTTTGCCCAGGTTTGACCAATGCAGTTGCGGCGACCTGTAAGAAAACGATAtgtattttaaatatattattttgtatgtttaccTTTAACTCTGCTTGACTGCTTGTGTGTCTTTGTTTCGTTATGAACATGGCAGacgagtgccgaatacgcaaaattgctgttctgagtaaacgacgtttgaaaatcttggtaccattccatttgtccttctaaaaatttagaacattcgtgaccactcatttgaaatgtatattatagaagtaaaTGGAcacgaattatttgcaatactttcatgttctgaaacaatcgatatatcccacAAAAcccgttttaacagctattcggctttagcTGTATCCGAAATGTCGAATGCGCAATaagtgtaaaccatagcacgcatccttgatttggggcttttgtgcagaagttactggttgtcctaaggttatgtagacttaacttggtatataagttataaatagtcatccctgtaatatttagcaaaaacttgaggattttaaagcagagataacaatattggcctatattttgtgtatgaTTTTCTGGGATTTTCCCATTTTAcgggggcgcactcacattattaagccatagcgatatcgtgtggggaatgtttgtacttactttggtatcactggatagaagatatcTATAGCTAtgcgttggtatcaaatatatcagtgtaagacatttaatatagaaaattcggggtttccagctatacaatactattgatcaacctgatttgtacagctaagtatacgattcgtctctttgccaaattcatttatcgcacctaggcgcgattcgtccaaatcaaaatttcaatatctacgtcggggagaaagatttaccattaacattttggtggaaataaaagataacctgaaacataatcataagcataaaAAAACTCGCtcaaaatttgctcaaaattcttgattcgtcactctgccgaattcataacgatattatgtCAGCGGTTCGCAAACTGTGCACATGGGTCGCGAACCTTTTGGGGGACTCTTCCAAAAGTGGTCGCGGGACTTGTCAAAAACACATCTCCGTGCATTTTAAAAGAGCAGGGTACCATCTGATtggtcatgtaaccccattttgaaattttcgGACGAATTGGAAATTGTACCccctttggaaattttgcccggtACGCCGCTTATAAGTTTCGGAAAATAACAgcatttgtattaatttcttatGAAATTTGGGTCACGGGAAAAAATGGATGGGGGATGTGCGACGCAGAGTTTCGGACGCTTACGTCCTTTGTGGCTACtctttgcaacccatcagtataccattttttcacagaaagtaaccaaaaagcacccaaattgggtgcttttaaggtTACTTTTTCCAAAATGCGCCCTATTGTCTCCAGGGCCGCCGCTCGAGGAGGGAGGGGTATGGGGTGTGTCACACCCACCCAATTCATAATTTTGTCGGCACTAAATTTACTGTTTTCGGCGAAACCATTTGGCATGATTGGTTTCTCGGTAAATTACAAGAGTgatataaaagattaatgtgttaccAAGTTGTGCTATTGTCGTTATAATATAGACATATTGTTAATGTAATAGTAGTTactaacaaacaaaaatgttgaatCTTTAGCGCCTTCCTGGCTAAACAAATTGGGTCTACAATGTACAAttccgtcggcaaaatatgcTGGACACCCCCACCGCCCGAATTcgattggtctagcgacgcccctgattGCTTCCATTGAAAACTCACCCCCATCGACATACAGAATcgttgaaaaggtaccccaaaaccgcgGCACATCACCGTACatcttcaaccaggaagaacccccttcCCCCGGCGCCGGgcaatatgtgattttcaccagCTTTTTAATGAAAGGTTACaatcaaaattttcgcgcgcttatAGGGGAGTCATAAAAAATCAGCCCCCGCTAGAGGTTTATAAAATTGACTTTgatcaccgacatattcatgcccccccttccgaagaaattaTCAGCCATATGTGAATTTAAGTATACGAACTGTTTTACTTACCGACTCCAAAAACACAAACTTCCTCTCTTTCAAAATATTTCCCCTGGTCATTGATGAACCTTTCAGGTTTAAACTGGTCTGGCTCTGGGAACACTTTGGGATCTCTCATCACAGCATATATATTTGAAACTATAGTCGCGCCCTTTGGAATACGGTATCCATAAATTGAGGACTCATCACTGGCCGTATGAAAAGAACTTAGTGGTGCCAAGGTAACATGACGTTGTATCTCAAGAAGGGTTGCTCTGGTGTATGGTAGTTGGTCTTGATCGGAAACTTGTGGTAGTCGATTGCGGCCAACAACGGAATCCACTTCCTCTTGAATTTTCTTCTGGATACCTGGATATGCCATCAGGTACAAACAACACCAATCTAGAGTGGTGGACAAGTTGCCTGCTCCGGCTAAGAACACGAGGTACAATGCAGCACGCATGTTCTCGTCTTGGAGATATGAAAAGGGGTCATCTGGTTTTGGCGCCTCTTCAATTGCTTTTAGATATACGTCTATGAAATCCTTCACGTTTTCGACATCGAAAATTTCCCGGTGTTCCTCGACACGTTTGTCAATGAAATCAGTAATATCCTTGATAAGACGTAGCACTTCTTTACTGTCACTATTTGGATAGTATTTTGGAAGCATGATAGACCTCGCGCCCGCGCCAAGAAGATGCATTATACGGGTACTGGAATCAGCAAGATAGCGGAATTctttatcatcataatcatgacgCTTTCCAAGCACGTCAGCAAATAGTACATTTGTTATACAGGTGACGAGGACGTGGTGTGGATCAAAAGGTTTGCCTTTGAGACCATCCAACTTCTGGAATAGGATCTTGGATTCAGCTGCGATGTTAGCCTCAATGCTGCTCTTCCCAGCTCGAAAAGTATGCAAAGCAAATTTCCTGTATTCGGCCATATGTTTATGCGAATGAACTGCAAGTAAATAATAATGGTGATATGTTAGTTTTCATATTCCCTGCTAACCCCGTTTTAATTCAGTTgcaattatgtatgaaataacaAGGGCGGTTCTCGAATTACAAACCATTGGGCATGAACCGGCTTTTGCGTTTCGTATAAACACGCAAATTTGTGACCAACCCAAAAGGCACTGgttaatatcaatgcatgtgtacaagtggtatcactcatgatgcagtcatgtctacagtagaattcaccacgacctttgcaggacttaaaccccattaaaagcaagataacactaattgaaaacagctcaactgattaaatcagatcttctctgtttctgttttacctgtacaatgagcaatgagctggtattatagtttcagttgggtgtacgattataaagcgaacgcaaggtaagaATActtgtgggcttttgtttacgaaatgagacaatagtctgcttattgttaaccagcgttcttgaaaatgagaagcataatggtttgcagacttaacacgatttggaaataatttcttcatattttttggtgttatctgtcgtttacatatccttcctaaaacacaaaagtccgaatatttccaaacacctaaattagctaaagatttaggacatgttacagaactatattttctagaatttcagagaatactttaaatattggccggttatttttcacacagtgacgttaactaggcaatgtcctattacctataacatacactaaaacaccaaagtgcgaatatttccaaacacctaaattagctaaaaatttaggacatgttacaaaactatattttctagaatttcatagaatactttaaatattggccggttatttttcacacagtgacgttaactaggcaattgcctatacttctaacatacactacttgtagaggtcacgcgtcaattgtgagagctctgtgtattgtgtataggaaaacggacagtaactgcagtatgtctgaTATATCTTGTTTGTTACAGAAgagacattttgaaagttttcctTTCTGACCGGAAGTGATTCGTATTAATTTATCTTTCATCGAAAATACTCTAtttgcttgtagacgaggttttacggtattggatTACTTACATACACTGCCAAACAATGTGCGTTCAAACTCATTATTGTGCCCCTTGTCGCTATGTACTGGATTATTGCTTGCTTCCTTCATGACATCATAATCGTTGATCACCACAAACACCATTCCAAATAAGTCAAAACTGCAAATCTTCCCGTATATCTGTCCCAGTCGTGTTGCAAGCATATGCAGTTCTTCTCTTTTGAAGAACGTAGACCATATCATCTGAGGAACGAAACCAATGATTGGAAAACGCCATGGTCCTGGTGGCAAATTGCGAGGTTGCTGAATCCACCagacaaccaacagaaatagcaACACGAGCACCAAAACTGACTTTAAATTCACCAAATCATCATGGTAGTTAACGACCATTTTGAAGCTTCGACAATTTTGTTTGACAAGAAGCAGAGAAGATGATTGAGAATAGAAACTGCTTGTTTTCAGAAAATGTATTGTGTTCAAGAtgcggccccgatctcgaaactaGATAACTTGGTGGAACAAAACTATTATATGACTTTCACAGATTTATGAAATCTGGGGCTCGACTTAATTCGCAGGAGGGAAATACGTCAACCAATCAACCAATGGCCGTTTCTCATTCGGGGCCATGAAAACGAAGCATGCAAAAAAAGTGGGTCAATTTATTCTTttctattgtattgtttttacgcAGAAGAAACCTGTGCGCATGTAGACCCTGGAGGTTCCAGGGTCCATGGTGCTCTACGTGCTCTTTAGGACGCACCATTTAGGACGTGGTGGATTTTCCCCCTGCCTTTGGGGTGCAATTTTTTTACAAgaagttgtctttttttaaataaaattttaatgtatacctttatactgAGTTGGGTAGgaattttttactcatcagtgaggcaaatttgttttgtttttcatctcGCTAgtgggcaaaggttttttttcgtctcactggtgggcgaagttatttttttcaaaaaactccctagccccccccccatAATATCTAATGATGCGTCCCTTAGTATGGTATGGTATGGAGTCCATCAAATGATCTCTTTCGACCCCTTCCAGGGTATGAGAGAGCAaaacacataagaaaatacaTAGATGGCGCACTAGCGCTAACATAGCTAAGATAGTAAATTCTTATAACGTACTACAAGGTTACGAGCAGTTACGAAAAAAACTTAGTTTGCTTTCATTTTACACGTtcactggaatcactgaatgggcctttaaataaacaggataaaagtgtaaaaacatgAGCTGTTGGAACACGTACACCAACAACTGAACCCTTGGCAAAAAACCTTATAAACTGTCAATAGGTTCATCTCATGCATATTGATCAAATTAAACGAGGTTCACCATAATTATGATCGGCATTAATTGCTCTAagtggagactttcttttttaatGTGCTTATATACCACTCTATGCAAATTCTtacaaaaattggattttgttgaTTTCAAGCATCATTTCAACAATAGAGGTtgtccgtgttctataagctgcatatcctaccagcgactgctataccttgtttaggactttcaaaagaagtacctacatgtgcaaccacggaggtatcatattcgtggaggcgcaatggattacataacgcattgtaactttgtgccgatttgaaaatccgccaagctattcatcgagaggtaccttttgttcaagacaaaagagttccgtcattaaatcggtaactaacctgacagcgtattaacgctttaccagacaggctactgtcaataagtgatcaaaagaatgtcatgtgaaagcgcccacttgactgagaggtacctattgtcctgattaaacccaagggtgtgactgagtgttcGCCAGCATACAAAATCACACCATACCGTCGAAGTACAATTATTTACGACCCATCTTTATTTAGGcacctcatttaaatcaattcaatagagttATTGATCGATTACCGTAACAACGTGCCATAGCTATGAAGCCTTATTAGTATCATTTCGCCTTCGCATTTCGACTTCGCGTATTTCGCATTTCGCCTTCGCGTATTTCGCATTTCGCCCTCGCGTATTTCGCGTGTTTCGCGTATTTCGCCTTCGCGTATTTCGCCTATTTCGCGTATTTCGCCTTCGCGTATTTCGCCTATTTCGCGTATTTCGACTTCGCGTATTTCGCGTGTTTCGCCTTCGCGTATTTCGCCTTCGCGTGTTTCGCTTTCGCGTATTTCGCCTTCGCTTACTTCGCGTATTTCGCCCTATGGGCGCACACCAATAGTTATTCGTCCCATTGAAATTTTACGCAAGAAGACACCTTTTCTTTGCTCGATTTGAGGTCTTTTCGGTAACAAATTGAAGATAAAATTAACATTCATCGATTCCAAATCATGAATACTTAAATAAATTAACAATGGGACCCACGATTTGATTTAATCATAGACCTTGTTGCAATTGACCAATTAAGATAATTTATAGTATGGCTCCCTATAGGACCTAAGCATGACATGACTCTCTCCCGGCTACCATCGGGATGAGGTTaccaaaacatttaaaatgatttaaagGCACAATGTACGTAAACATAAGTTTTGGCATAATGTTTGATACACATATCCCTTCCACCTAATTGGATTCTTccaaattcattgtatttttaggaCAATAGAGCAAATTTAAATTAACGTCATGGtcatattatgactttaaatatCAGATAGAACACCATAGTTATTGGTAAGtaaattttctttcttttgtttggcttaaaatcacagaaaactttcctgacagttgttactaataataatattttataatatttggcaaagaataatcaaattaaaatttgaccgaaatcgtgtAAGGCAACAAATATGAAATCATGTTGATTTTAGCTGATGTGCAtattaaggccaaataaaaaaataaacatgtttcacgtcccctcccgcttccttttttgaggtttcttcaattatatttttattttttgaaaaaaatatttctaggaagtagagatgttTTCTAATAGCCTTATatataagaaacacttttggaaggttttgtgaggGGGCCTAcatctcagaacaacaaataaaaaaaggcctcctcccttttccaggcattattgttaCCCATACCTGACATTACATCACTGACCTTGCGTATTTCCTGTCCAGCTCATTAGCATATTATGCTCCCTTGAATTCCTTGAATTTgacctggtaaccatggtaactcatTCCATACTACATCAAGTCAATTGGTTGTCCATACTTTGGTCCATCTGATCAAATATTATATCATAGTATAgtttaggcctattaatataggcctatcatcatTTTATATGTTTCAACGTGTAGGCCTACGTGCATTGCGACTTCACTCAACTAGGATTTTTTCAACTTCATCTGCGTTTTTATGTAGCCTATATTGGATTTAATATTAAAAGACCCCCACGGCCAGTGGTCACAGCCCATGTTAATTCATGTTCcaattttgtaaataaaagtgaaattttcCGGGGGAATTTTACACATTGgtctatcaaaaaatcaaaatggttttatcttttaataaatcattttcagTAATTTAGTTCACCCTCCCGAAGGTAGCCAATAGGGGTGCTAGGGACCCGTgatatttaaaattatgcaatttaaCCATTTTAGATGGTAAATCGCAAGatttggtttgttttgtttttgtcttaaaCTGCAAAATATATCGCAGAAAAACGGAATTTGGGATCCCATGAAACCCCCTTTGGCTGATTTTATTATAGCCTAGTGTTCTTCGATTATAATAGTATTCTTATGGttaatttgttgccgaaaagcgGGCCAAAAATACCTCAGATCGAGCAAAGAAACGTCATATTTTGCGATATTTCAATTGGGCACTTTATTTCTGGTGTGCGCCCATAGGGCGAAATACGCGAAGGCGAAATACGCGAAGGCGAAACACGCGAAGGCGAAATACGCGAAATATGCGAAAGCGAAATACGCGAAATAGGCGAAATACGCGAAGGCGAAATACGCGAAATAGGCGAAATACGCGAAGGCGAAATACGCGAAATAGGCGAAATACGCGAAGGCGAAATGCGCGAAATAGGCGAAATACGCGAAGGCGAAATGCGAAACACGAAAGCGAAATGATACTAATAAGGCTTCATACATAGCTACTATGATgtatcatggaaatagtagatgagaaggaatcacaactaaccatcatcaaagttccaaacacattgccgacatgtacattgacgtttctatacacgtcaaccgctatagttatatcataatcctcgggattatatcccaacacgatggtcatcggtgacgtaacatttctatgacatgacatttccaattctaaagctgcagtcaagcgaccaatgcttatggactaaatgcggccttgtgagcaggaaagggcgggaaatatgaatgcattatgggacagatgggataacatagccaaaaatattgccttgtgggaaggatgtattaccaaaatcggaagtagaaagtcatatatttgaaacatttagggcaaatttacctatgtgggcggtctggggcacatgtgaaggcaatttgatagaattgattttccgtttgtcttatgatagaatctgttcccatttttcggaaacaatcggaacaacttgttttatacctttacattttaattaaatttggggtcggcgaaaatacgattatccttacaaaatgtaaaactttttttaaagtatCTTTAGTCGAAAATATaacgtattttgattaaatttcccaatatttgtattgttttgacttctctgcatctgaaaatgcagaaatctgttgcaaatgtttataaaatccagtctaaatgaacgttaaaagtgcgcttcatcaactaaggtcacaacaaccggttcaaaatttgtttgtgcgcaaagatttatcgctatgaatttccagttatgctaccaaatcacgctgatggcggcaatatgaatgtcctcaaaagggaatttgttgagtcctcttcctttgtaatgaagaatagataagcgggattagtcacaggcgatcgatttcgttgtgattccttctcatctactatttccatggtctatctgtgtcactatCTATAAATAACTCcttcgcagtaggcctatattatgttgttatcatggttatgggcctgttcaatgaagtcaactgggtttcttaatatcacgaatatccattttaaaggccagtagaggcaattgaggtagtgaaggaggagtcgagggtgaaaagtggagaagcggatgggtgattgtgattgtagggaggggaggaagacaaaaagaaaaagaaaggaagatggggagaaggagagagagggagacggAGAGCGATGGCGTATAGATCAGGGGGGGGGATAAATACCccgaatattttgccagggggattgtccatacaatcaccccaccccatgttgacgcctgtgtgtgggtttctgtcaaaatcaacctcatatttggccatgttagccacaaaatgccaattttttagtgcttcgcgcgaatttattccacttttgtcgcatatttcaacagtttagtttcaataggcctgtggtaacatttttcgcgcgccacAGCTAAAGTGTAgaaataagaaagaataagtgcagagaaaggaaaagaaagtgatgaataaagaaaataattattattatagaaattaagcataacagcactaggcagccattcaatgatgccaaaacctttatgcgttacgtaattaaaacaccaagtcagatgtatttcacacctgccaaacacaagtcacccaatttcgaaaactggacgttgaatgtacactctcatgaatattgattggcaacattttccaatatgtcagctacgggaaccagcgccttttgttagaagtcacaca carries:
- the LOC140169440 gene encoding cytochrome P450 2U1-like, with the protein product MVVNYHDDLVNLKSVLVLVLLFLLVVWWIQQPRNLPPGPWRFPIIGFVPQMIWSTFFKREELHMLATRLGQIYGKICSFDLFGMVFVVINDYDVMKEASNNPVHSDKGHNNEFERTLFGSVFHSHKHMAEYRKFALHTFRAGKSSIEANIAAESKILFQKLDGLKGKPFDPHHVLVTCITNVLFADVLGKRHDYDDKEFRYLADSSTRIMHLLGAGARSIMLPKYYPNSDSKEVLRLIKDITDFIDKRVEEHREIFDVENVKDFIDVYLKAIEEAPKPDDPFSYLQDENMRAALYLVFLAGAGNLSTTLDWCCLYLMAYPGIQKKIQEEVDSVVGRNRLPQVSDQDQLPYTRATLLEIQRHVTLAPLSSFHTASDESSIYGYRIPKGATIVSNIYAVMRDPKVFPEPDQFKPERFINDQGKYFEREEVCVFGVGRRNCIGQTWAKMELFVFVTHLLHRYSLVKPEDAPPITFKGDYGITFAPKPYTIKFELRM